A part of Arthrobacter dokdonellae genomic DNA contains:
- a CDS encoding DUF885 domain-containing protein, whose protein sequence is MTLTSGRPTRPASPIDAAANAYTERLIELDPGFATELGLPGHETEYRDHSPAGLEASATAARHALAALDGLEPADDVDRVTLHAMRERLGLALELHDSRWPLADLNNIASPAQDIRSIFDLMPTATVADWRHISGRLANVPGAVVGYIASLREGAARGLVAARRQVSTVIEQCERHAAADGFFVSLAAGASLEPGSATDAPAGPGAVAADDGGTRLPADLTSELAANADLARSGYGALVAFLRDELLPQAPAADAVGRERYELASREFLGTAVDLDETYAWGVAELDRIIAEQEAVAGHVRPGASIGEAKALLNADPARQLHGTDELVTWMQRLSNAAVADLAGTQFDIPEVMRTLECRIAPTQDGGIYYTGPSEDFARPGRMWWSVPEGEDTFTTWAETTTVYHEGVPGHHLQVATATYQSGLLNDWRRNACWVSGHGEGWALYAERLMDQLGYLSDPGDKMGMLDGQRMRAARVVFDIGVHLGLAVPPQWGSGTWTAEKGREFLARNLDISAGQLDFEFHRYLGWPGQAPSYKIGQRLWEEIRDTRAARDGDAFSLRDFHTQALNLGSVGLDTLKVALLGG, encoded by the coding sequence ATGACCTTAACTTCGGGCCGCCCGACCCGTCCCGCCAGCCCCATCGATGCTGCAGCGAACGCCTACACGGAACGGTTGATCGAGCTCGATCCGGGCTTTGCCACGGAGTTGGGCCTGCCCGGCCACGAAACCGAATACCGCGACCATTCCCCCGCCGGGCTCGAGGCCTCCGCCACTGCGGCCCGCCACGCGCTGGCCGCGCTGGACGGTCTGGAGCCTGCGGACGACGTCGACCGTGTCACCCTGCACGCCATGCGCGAACGCCTCGGGCTGGCCCTGGAACTCCACGACTCGCGCTGGCCGCTGGCGGACCTGAACAACATCGCCTCCCCGGCGCAGGACATCCGGTCCATCTTTGACCTGATGCCCACGGCCACGGTGGCCGACTGGAGGCACATCTCGGGCCGCCTGGCCAACGTCCCGGGAGCCGTGGTCGGCTACATCGCATCGCTGCGCGAGGGTGCGGCCCGCGGCCTGGTCGCGGCCCGGCGCCAGGTCTCCACGGTGATCGAGCAGTGCGAGCGCCACGCGGCGGCGGACGGCTTCTTTGTCTCCCTGGCCGCCGGTGCGTCGCTGGAACCGGGTTCCGCGACGGACGCTCCCGCCGGGCCGGGCGCCGTCGCGGCGGACGACGGCGGCACACGGCTCCCGGCCGACCTCACCTCCGAACTGGCCGCGAATGCGGACCTGGCGCGCTCCGGTTACGGTGCGCTCGTCGCGTTCCTCCGGGACGAGCTGCTCCCGCAGGCACCGGCGGCGGACGCCGTCGGCCGGGAACGCTACGAGCTGGCCTCACGGGAATTCCTGGGCACCGCCGTCGACCTCGACGAGACCTACGCGTGGGGCGTCGCGGAACTGGACCGGATCATTGCCGAGCAGGAGGCCGTGGCCGGGCACGTCCGGCCCGGCGCGTCCATCGGGGAGGCCAAGGCGCTGCTGAACGCCGACCCGGCCCGCCAACTGCACGGCACCGATGAGCTCGTCACGTGGATGCAGCGGCTCTCCAACGCCGCCGTTGCGGACCTGGCCGGAACGCAGTTCGACATCCCGGAGGTCATGCGCACGCTCGAGTGCAGGATCGCGCCCACCCAGGACGGCGGGATCTACTACACGGGCCCGTCCGAGGACTTCGCCCGGCCCGGGCGCATGTGGTGGTCGGTGCCGGAGGGCGAGGACACGTTCACCACCTGGGCCGAGACCACCACGGTCTACCACGAGGGCGTGCCGGGCCACCACCTCCAGGTGGCGACGGCGACCTACCAGAGCGGGTTGCTGAACGACTGGCGCCGCAACGCCTGCTGGGTGTCGGGTCACGGCGAGGGCTGGGCGCTGTACGCCGAACGGCTCATGGACCAGCTGGGCTACCTTTCCGACCCGGGCGACAAGATGGGGATGCTGGATGGCCAGCGCATGCGCGCTGCCCGGGTCGTGTTCGACATCGGCGTGCACCTGGGCCTGGCCGTGCCCCCGCAGTGGGGCAGCGGCACGTGGACGGCCGAGAAGGGGCGGGAATTCCTGGCCAGGAACCTGGACATCTCCGCCGGCCAGCTCGACTTTGAGTTCCACCGCTACCTCGGCTGGCCGGGCCAGGCGCCGTCGTACAAGATCGGCCAGCGCCTGTGGGAGGAGATCCGCGACACCCGTGCCGCCCGGGACGGGGACGCGTTCTCGCTGCGCGACTTCCACACGCAGGCGCTGAACCTGGGCTCCGTCGGCCTCGACACGCTCAAGGTGGCACTGCTGGGGGGCTGA
- a CDS encoding FUSC family protein, with the protein MQAVAATFKKSLRLDFSQSDPVVAARNAFGVGIVLVIGVASGNFPVAVFGAVGALFAAFADRPGSYRLRFARMAGTSVAAGIGGGLSVLCAHSLPLSLLLVAVFSFTTGMLLSLGLNVAQVGIAGTAVAIVLNRFPMPLSGALGIAAAITAAGLLQSFLAIAGWPLHRHAPERAVLADLYAGLAQRTRSKHPKMTAPGAGVLLTKARETITGFGHGMGPSMQSYRGLLDEAERIRLEVIALGYCLERFERVDKTAQHDAVQYFLLAAGDALDAISESLRRGKVFDPAAMDPVTAAAAALTEVMDGFTDSPTGRFASLHCRALAGQLRAGARMVSPGAVEGRVAEPAAQVGGVRMSLQAPLGTLRANLRLDSAIARHAIRLMVMVTGTDALARLLPGTDRGYWIPLMVLLLLRPDFGATLQRTSSRLVGTLIGLGIGTAATALIGDENKYALVAVIVVFVFCVRISGAPNAFFMGIWVAAYLVALLDLAGSPAAVVVLPRLLDTVVAGVLAVAATMVWPAWERAYLPARIADLLRAYRTYLLAITDPGLNKAKIDASRIKARLARSNAQASLDRTAAEPVAGQATLFTAEGVLVQSHLFVQAAMVIDAARLSLRAAQHPVDDLMRQLAPFIADCAATLQACESAIVGGAAPRGVVSLRASYVGLKDSMEKDPIAVETVQVAVLDATDRIANSLDTMAHLLRDRGTRQEPAAA; encoded by the coding sequence ATGCAGGCAGTGGCGGCGACTTTCAAGAAGTCGCTGCGACTGGATTTTTCCCAATCGGACCCCGTCGTTGCGGCGCGCAACGCCTTCGGGGTCGGCATTGTGCTCGTCATCGGCGTGGCCAGCGGCAACTTCCCGGTCGCCGTCTTCGGGGCCGTGGGTGCGCTGTTTGCGGCGTTTGCCGACCGCCCCGGCAGCTACCGGCTGCGGTTTGCCAGGATGGCCGGGACGTCCGTGGCGGCGGGGATCGGCGGCGGGCTCTCGGTCCTGTGTGCCCACTCGCTGCCGCTGTCGCTGCTGCTGGTCGCCGTTTTTTCCTTCACCACCGGCATGCTGCTGTCCCTGGGGCTCAACGTGGCACAGGTCGGCATCGCCGGCACGGCCGTCGCGATCGTCCTGAACAGGTTCCCGATGCCGCTTTCGGGCGCGCTGGGGATCGCCGCGGCCATCACGGCCGCCGGACTGTTGCAAAGCTTTCTGGCCATTGCCGGCTGGCCGCTGCACCGCCACGCCCCCGAACGGGCGGTGCTGGCCGACCTATACGCAGGCCTGGCCCAGCGGACCCGGTCGAAGCACCCGAAAATGACGGCGCCCGGCGCCGGGGTGCTGCTGACCAAGGCACGGGAGACCATCACCGGATTCGGCCACGGGATGGGCCCGAGCATGCAGTCCTACCGCGGCCTGCTGGACGAGGCGGAACGGATCCGGCTGGAAGTGATTGCGCTGGGCTACTGCCTGGAACGCTTCGAACGGGTGGACAAGACGGCCCAGCACGACGCCGTCCAGTATTTCCTGCTTGCTGCCGGTGACGCCCTGGATGCAATTTCGGAGTCGCTGCGCCGCGGAAAGGTGTTCGACCCGGCCGCCATGGACCCCGTCACCGCGGCCGCGGCCGCGCTGACCGAGGTGATGGACGGGTTCACTGACTCGCCGACGGGCCGGTTTGCATCCCTGCACTGCCGGGCGCTGGCCGGCCAGTTGCGGGCCGGCGCGCGCATGGTGAGCCCGGGCGCCGTCGAGGGCCGCGTGGCCGAGCCCGCCGCGCAGGTGGGCGGGGTGCGCATGTCGCTGCAGGCGCCGCTGGGGACATTGCGGGCCAACCTGCGCCTGGACTCGGCCATCGCCCGGCACGCCATCCGCCTGATGGTCATGGTCACGGGCACGGACGCCCTGGCGAGGCTGCTGCCGGGCACCGACAGGGGGTACTGGATACCGTTGATGGTCCTGCTGCTGCTGCGACCGGACTTTGGTGCGACGCTGCAGCGCACCAGTTCCCGGCTGGTCGGGACCCTGATAGGGCTGGGGATCGGCACCGCCGCAACAGCCCTGATCGGAGACGAAAACAAGTATGCGCTGGTGGCGGTGATCGTCGTCTTTGTGTTTTGTGTCCGGATCTCCGGTGCACCGAACGCCTTCTTCATGGGGATATGGGTTGCCGCGTACCTGGTGGCGTTGCTGGACCTGGCCGGCTCGCCCGCTGCGGTCGTGGTGCTGCCGCGGCTGCTGGACACCGTGGTGGCGGGGGTCCTGGCGGTGGCGGCCACCATGGTGTGGCCGGCCTGGGAGCGTGCCTATCTGCCGGCCCGCATTGCCGATCTGCTGCGGGCCTACCGGACCTACCTGCTCGCCATCACCGACCCAGGCCTGAACAAGGCTAAGATCGATGCCAGCCGCATCAAGGCGCGGCTGGCGCGTTCCAACGCCCAGGCGTCCCTGGACCGCACGGCGGCCGAGCCCGTGGCGGGCCAGGCCACGCTCTTCACCGCCGAGGGCGTGCTCGTCCAGAGCCACCTGTTCGTCCAGGCCGCCATGGTGATCGATGCCGCCAGGCTCTCGCTGCGCGCCGCCCAGCACCCCGTGGATGACCTCATGCGCCAGCTCGCCCCGTTCATCGCCGATTGCGCGGCCACGCTGCAGGCCTGTGAGAGCGCGATCGTCGGCGGTGCCGCCCCGCGCGGTGTCGTCAGCCTGCGCGCGTCCTACGTGGGGCTGAAGGATTCCATGGAAAAGGACCCCATCGCGGTCGAAACCGTGCAGGTCGCCGTGCTGGACGCGACCGACCGGATCGCCAACTCGCTTGACACCATGGCCCACCTGCTGCGGGACCGCGGCACCCGCCAGGAGCCGGCGGCGGCCTGA
- a CDS encoding acyl-CoA carboxylase subunit epsilon, which translates to MTAQENSPAAGGPAPGTPAPEPSAAQVPLLSVTQGNPTAEELAAVTAVVLALQAHTGDAPVSPAARAWARRAQLHLPPRPGTGAWRRSGR; encoded by the coding sequence GTGACGGCACAGGAGAACTCGCCGGCGGCCGGCGGCCCGGCGCCTGGAACCCCGGCGCCCGAGCCCTCCGCGGCCCAGGTCCCGTTGCTCTCGGTGACCCAGGGCAACCCGACGGCCGAAGAGCTGGCGGCCGTGACCGCCGTCGTGCTCGCCCTGCAGGCACACACCGGAGACGCCCCCGTTAGCCCAGCGGCACGGGCCTGGGCCCGTCGTGCGCAGCTGCACCTGCCGCCGCGCCCGGGCACCGGCGCCTGGCGGCGTTCGGGCCGCTGA
- a CDS encoding acyl-CoA carboxylase subunit beta, with translation MNHDLSTTAGKIADFRDRTAQAAVPSGEAAVEKQHAKGKHTARERIDLLLDPDSFVEFDALAVHRSHAFGMEKKKPLGDGVVSGYGTVDGRLVAVYSQDFSVYGGSLSQVNGEKIVKVQEFALRNGCPVVGINDGGGARIQEGVASLAMFADIFRNNVHASGVVPQISLIMGPCAGGAAYSPALTDYVVMVDKTSHMFITGPDVIKTVTGEDVDMETLGGARQHNANTGTATYLATDEADAIEFVRELLDFLPSNNLAEPPVTDHDQDLEPDDGDLALDALVPDSANHPYDMRAVIGQVLDDGHFLEMQALYAPNVMIGYGRIEGHTVGVVANQPLQFAGTLDIAASEKAARFVRHCDAFNVPIITLVDVPGFLPGKDQEFQGIIRRGAKLLYAYAEATVPKLTVITRKAYGGAYIVMGSKKLGADLNLAWPTAQIGVMGAQGAVNILYRRDLAAVEADGGDVEARRAEIVRGYEEELLNPYQAAELGYVDAVIAPSDTRIQLIKGLRALRDKRSSLPAKKHGNIPL, from the coding sequence ATGAACCACGACCTTTCGACAACTGCAGGCAAGATTGCCGATTTCCGTGACCGGACGGCCCAGGCGGCGGTGCCCTCCGGCGAGGCTGCGGTCGAGAAGCAGCATGCGAAGGGCAAGCACACGGCCCGCGAGCGCATCGACCTCCTTCTGGACCCGGATTCCTTCGTTGAATTTGACGCCCTGGCGGTGCACCGCTCGCACGCCTTCGGCATGGAGAAGAAGAAGCCGCTGGGCGACGGCGTGGTCTCCGGCTACGGCACGGTGGACGGGCGCCTGGTGGCGGTGTACAGCCAGGACTTCAGCGTCTACGGTGGCTCGCTGAGCCAGGTCAACGGCGAAAAGATCGTCAAGGTCCAGGAATTTGCGCTGCGCAACGGCTGCCCGGTGGTGGGCATCAACGACGGCGGCGGCGCCCGCATCCAGGAAGGCGTCGCCTCGCTGGCCATGTTCGCGGACATTTTCCGCAACAATGTCCACGCGTCCGGCGTCGTGCCCCAAATCTCCCTCATCATGGGCCCCTGTGCCGGCGGCGCCGCGTACTCCCCCGCGCTGACTGACTACGTGGTCATGGTGGACAAGACCTCCCACATGTTCATCACGGGCCCCGACGTCATCAAGACCGTCACCGGGGAGGACGTGGACATGGAAACCCTGGGCGGCGCGCGCCAACACAACGCCAACACGGGAACCGCCACGTACCTGGCCACGGACGAGGCGGACGCCATCGAATTTGTCCGCGAGCTGCTGGACTTCCTGCCCTCCAACAACCTGGCCGAGCCGCCCGTCACCGACCACGACCAGGACCTGGAGCCCGACGACGGCGACCTCGCCCTGGATGCGCTGGTCCCGGACTCCGCCAACCACCCCTATGACATGCGCGCCGTGATCGGGCAGGTCCTGGACGACGGCCACTTCCTGGAGATGCAGGCGCTCTACGCGCCCAACGTCATGATCGGCTATGGCCGGATCGAGGGCCACACCGTGGGCGTGGTGGCCAACCAGCCGCTGCAGTTCGCCGGCACCTTGGACATTGCCGCATCCGAGAAGGCGGCCCGCTTTGTGCGCCACTGCGACGCTTTCAACGTCCCCATCATCACGCTGGTCGACGTCCCCGGCTTCCTGCCCGGCAAGGACCAGGAATTCCAGGGCATCATCCGCCGCGGCGCCAAGCTGCTCTACGCCTACGCCGAGGCCACCGTGCCGAAGCTGACCGTCATCACCCGCAAGGCCTACGGCGGAGCGTACATCGTCATGGGTTCCAAAAAGCTCGGCGCCGACCTGAACCTGGCCTGGCCCACTGCCCAGATCGGCGTCATGGGCGCCCAGGGCGCCGTCAACATCCTCTACCGCCGCGACCTCGCCGCAGTGGAGGCCGACGGCGGCGACGTCGAGGCCCGCCGGGCGGAGATTGTGCGCGGCTACGAGGAAGAACTGCTGAACCCCTACCAGGCCGCCGAACTTGGCTACGTCGACGCGGTCATCGCCCCGTCCGACACGCGCATCCAGCTCATCAAGGGCCTGCGTGCCCTGCGCGACAAGCGGTCCAGCCTGCCGGCCAAGAAGCATGGGAACATCCCGCTGTGA
- a CDS encoding biotin--[acetyl-CoA-carboxylase] ligase, producing the protein MSRTPPSLDESALKSALTHPRGPFRRADVVGETGSTNADLAAAAAAEPGAWPDLSVLIANSQVAGKGRLDRAWEVPAGAAMISSVLVRPTEASAHAGVPAFDPAGHAWLSVLAGIALCQAVSAESAAEPVLKWPNDVLLNGRKLAGILAQLVVPSRDAARGTGRAHDAGRPGPAVVVGMGVNISQQRVELPVDQATSLELETGVAVDRNVLLPAYLTRFARLYNEFVAVGGDALRPLGGGESAHALASGLMSTLGTDVRAELPGGRMLFGTAVRLGRTGDLELRDAGGVMHAVSAGDVVHLRRAGHAGGVDYA; encoded by the coding sequence ATGAGCCGCACACCTCCCTCACTGGATGAAAGTGCACTCAAGTCTGCGCTGACCCACCCCCGCGGCCCGTTCCGCCGTGCGGATGTTGTGGGGGAGACCGGCTCCACCAATGCCGACCTTGCCGCCGCGGCCGCGGCGGAGCCCGGAGCCTGGCCCGACCTGAGCGTGCTGATCGCCAATTCGCAGGTGGCCGGCAAGGGCCGCCTGGACCGGGCCTGGGAGGTTCCCGCAGGCGCCGCCATGATCTCCAGCGTGCTGGTGCGGCCAACGGAGGCCTCCGCGCATGCCGGCGTCCCCGCCTTTGACCCGGCCGGCCACGCTTGGCTGTCCGTCCTCGCCGGAATTGCCCTGTGCCAGGCGGTGTCGGCCGAAAGCGCTGCCGAGCCTGTCCTCAAGTGGCCCAACGATGTCCTGCTCAACGGCCGCAAGCTGGCTGGCATCCTCGCCCAGCTCGTCGTGCCTTCCCGTGATGCCGCGCGGGGGACCGGGCGGGCGCACGACGCCGGAAGGCCGGGACCCGCCGTCGTCGTTGGGATGGGTGTGAACATCAGCCAGCAACGGGTGGAACTGCCGGTGGACCAGGCGACGTCCCTGGAACTGGAAACCGGCGTCGCGGTGGACCGGAATGTCCTTCTGCCTGCGTACTTGACCCGGTTCGCCCGGCTATACAACGAGTTTGTTGCGGTGGGCGGCGATGCGCTGCGGCCGCTGGGCGGAGGCGAGTCCGCGCATGCGCTGGCTTCCGGCCTGATGTCCACGCTCGGAACGGATGTGAGGGCGGAACTTCCCGGGGGCAGGATGCTCTTTGGCACGGCCGTGCGGCTGGGCCGCACAGGGGATTTGGAGTTGCGCGATGCCGGCGGGGTGATGCATGCTGTCAGCGCCGGCGACGTGGTGCATTTGCGCAGGGCAGGGCATGCCGGCGGTGTGGATTATGCGTAA
- a CDS encoding PH domain-containing protein — protein sequence MRKWLAEGEQVQLVCRPHSRILVWPIAVGLLLLMAASAALAKLQPAQFAGWAPDAGELRQPAIVVLLTAVVLLLVAYPLRRVVRWAGTSYVLTNQRVVVRRGRVRRQQEDYYLARVESLDLRQKLRQRMVGAGDLEFHMVTGGVLTVHDVPHILEFRNYTHRIWAQVFRASFQQAPVAAYYADQVGSDGGGMRRNVTGKELRKLGRNH from the coding sequence ATGCGTAAGTGGTTGGCCGAAGGGGAGCAGGTTCAACTGGTATGCCGTCCCCATTCACGGATTTTGGTCTGGCCGATTGCCGTGGGACTGCTGTTGCTCATGGCGGCGTCCGCCGCGCTGGCCAAGCTTCAGCCGGCACAGTTTGCCGGCTGGGCGCCCGACGCGGGGGAGCTGCGCCAACCCGCCATCGTCGTGTTGCTGACGGCTGTGGTGCTGTTGCTGGTGGCCTATCCGCTGCGCCGGGTGGTGCGTTGGGCGGGCACCAGCTACGTGCTGACCAACCAGCGGGTGGTGGTGCGCAGGGGTCGGGTCCGCCGGCAGCAGGAAGACTATTATCTGGCACGCGTGGAGAGCCTGGACCTGCGCCAAAAACTGCGCCAACGCATGGTGGGAGCAGGAGATCTGGAGTTCCACATGGTGACCGGCGGCGTGTTGACCGTTCACGATGTGCCGCACATTCTGGAATTCCGGAACTACACGCACCGTATTTGGGCACAAGTGTTCCGTGCGTCCTTTCAGCAAGCTCCGGTCGCGGCGTACTACGCTGATCAAGTTGGCTCAGACGGGGGCGGCATGAGAAGAAACGTGACTGGAAAGGAGCTTCGCAAGCTTGGAAGAAACCATTGA
- a CDS encoding adenylate/guanylate cyclase domain-containing protein, producing MEETIDPPASLLPPASRSQTKALETQLLGGERTLKRRDVAAGAGVSLLSARKIWRAMGFPNLGDDDVAFTQRDQEALNTVVTMVREGLLTEETAISVTRSIGQMTDRMAVWQIEALVEDLVAEHGVSDAEARRAVVSELPNLIAPLEKLLVYSYRRQLNAGIQRLAVRAADGLAESALGREGDEDDTPLPLARAVGFADLVSYTSLSRRMNEKTLAKLVQRFENICAEIISVGGGRLVKTIGDEVLFNCETPVAGAQISLALAEAMAADDFLPEARVAMVWGRVLSRLGDIYGPTVNLAARLTSLAEPGTVLIDSVTATALAGDGRFVLTELPMEHVRGFGEISPVLLQRGEGQGIIVD from the coding sequence TTGGAAGAAACCATTGATCCACCCGCGTCGCTGCTTCCGCCGGCCTCACGCAGCCAGACAAAAGCTTTGGAAACGCAGCTTTTGGGCGGTGAACGCACGCTCAAGCGGCGCGACGTCGCTGCCGGAGCCGGTGTGTCACTGCTGTCGGCACGCAAGATTTGGCGCGCCATGGGCTTCCCCAACTTGGGGGACGACGACGTTGCCTTCACCCAGCGGGACCAGGAGGCCCTGAACACCGTGGTGACCATGGTCCGTGAGGGACTGTTGACCGAGGAGACAGCCATTTCGGTCACCCGGTCCATCGGGCAGATGACCGACCGCATGGCCGTCTGGCAGATCGAGGCACTTGTCGAGGACCTCGTCGCCGAGCATGGCGTCAGCGATGCCGAGGCGCGCCGCGCAGTGGTGTCCGAACTGCCGAACCTCATTGCGCCGCTCGAGAAACTGCTGGTGTATTCGTACAGGCGCCAGCTCAACGCCGGCATCCAGCGGCTGGCCGTCCGTGCCGCCGACGGCCTGGCCGAAAGCGCACTTGGGCGCGAAGGCGACGAGGACGACACGCCGCTTCCGCTCGCGCGCGCCGTTGGCTTCGCCGACCTGGTCAGCTACACGTCCCTGTCGCGGCGCATGAATGAAAAGACGCTGGCCAAGCTGGTGCAGCGGTTCGAAAACATCTGCGCAGAGATCATCAGCGTGGGCGGCGGACGCCTGGTGAAAACGATCGGCGACGAAGTCTTGTTCAACTGCGAGACCCCGGTCGCGGGCGCCCAGATCTCGCTGGCCTTGGCTGAAGCCATGGCGGCCGATGATTTTCTGCCTGAGGCCCGCGTGGCCATGGTGTGGGGTCGGGTGCTGTCCCGGCTCGGCGACATTTACGGTCCCACAGTCAACCTCGCAGCACGCCTCACGTCCCTGGCTGAACCCGGCACCGTGCTGATTGACTCCGTCACGGCAACGGCGCTCGCAGGCGACGGCCGCTTCGTTCTCACGGAGCTGCCCATGGAGCACGTGCGCGGTTTCGGTGAGATTTCCCCTGTCCTACTCCAGCGCGGCGAGGGCCAGGGCATCATCGTCGACTGA